GCATGTAGACATACACAATAACATGAACCATTAATTAGAGTAAATGATCAATACATGATCCAAATTAATCCCCAATATAAACAActttaacaaattaattacaaatCATTTACGTTATAAGACAATCTGACATTAGtgagaataatatatatatatatatatatatatatatatatatatatatatatatatgccgtATTTTTATATATACGTACAGTTTTTTGGATCGGAGAAACAGTCGAAGAGGCCGGTGGACCAAGGAACGAGGGCGCGAGGGCCGAGATGGGGAGGTGGGTAGGTCATGTGGCTGTGGCCACTTTGGGAGCTCATGTCTTCGTGAGAAGTAGTGAAATAAGGTTCAGTACCGGAGCTGACCGGGATACCGGTGGCCGGTGCATCGACATGTTGGTGGAGGTGGTCGGAGGAGGAGTACTTCTCGTATCCATTTGCGTTTGACGAGTACATGATGGTTGAAGATTGGTGGGGAACGATCAGCGATGAGGAGGTTGAGATAATATGATCTCAGTtcagacagagagagaggactTATAGAACTTCGGCTTATTGACTTCCTAGTCTCCTTTGTCTGCGGCCGGAATTTTTGAAGGCCCAGGGAAAAGCCTGTGAAAAATATTCCTTTTAtataaaacaatttttaattCCGAATAAATCGCGGAGTGATTTTTGAACCTCTGTTTCacgttttacattttttttcttttttaatttatttaatcgaATGACTAAAAAAAGATAGGTATACAAGTATCACGACGTACGGAGTAACCACGAGAAAGAAACGATTCGTGTAAAGCAAGACTCTAAAAAGTTCGGATACATGAGTTAGATGAGTCGTTGATTTGGATACATGAGTTAGAGAATTCGTTGTTGTCACATTCAAAAGTAATCAAAAAGCCGTTTGCTTGCATTACCAGTGGTTTCTTCATCAATTTGGGATTTGGGTACAATTGGAATATTCCAGAATAATTGGGGGGTAGGGTACGTGCATGGGTGACCTTAGCTTAGCGCACCGCTACACTTCTCTCAATTTACATTTGGGTACTGAAATCAATAGTGGgctgaaaaatatgaaagtagGCCCACCAGCGGCGCATTGATGTAAGTGGTGGGCTCGGATTCTTGGAAGAAAGGCCTCGAGTCGGGGAACGCGTCTGAGCTGTTGGGCCCACCAACCACTGCTCCCACCAGCAAATTTGGGTTGGGATTTGGACTCAAGAAGTATCTAGACCCGGCTTTACACCCGATACGGGCCGGGTGGGCCTGCACCGATGGTAGCGAGCTGCCCCGGTGGTGTATCCTCTGTGGGTAGCGTGCACCGTATCCCACCATATACGACATCCTCAATGGATTATCACCTAGAATGTAGTCCACCTGCATAAAAATCAATTCCAAAATTACAATGTTGTCCTCACATATTCTTGTTCACGTGGGTGCCCTCCGGATGAAGGTCAGAAAATTAAGGTTAAAGTCAGACAGGACAAGATCAAAATCTAGCCGTTAATTTATCTTCGTTATCTAAAGATGGTCCATGACTGAATGTATGGTCATGAACTCGTAAGATCGTGAGAACTGGCAGAACTCTCGGGCGATTGAAATACTGTCACAATAACATTTCACCATTGCAATAAAATTCCATGTCGGAGAGAGACGCATTAGTTTTCATGAATTACCTGGCGTTTGGCCAATTGTTTGAGGAAAGCAGGGGAGGCAGAGGTCTCGCCACATGGCACGTTCTTATTGGCATGGCTTAGATAGTTGGAGTAGGACAGAAGTAGGAATGAAAGTGAGGTCACATGCTGCATGTTACTACCTCCTGGCTTGAATATCAAGCCACCTTCAAAAGAGAAAAACTTAATCAATTTACTAAGCTCAATTAGTGAGTTccacaaaacaaaacagaaaaattaattagtaagtaatttaaaaaaaaaaaacagagattTGCCCATGAAGCAATTAGCATAGTCCTACAAAGTTTAtgatcttattattttattctttgtGATCATAAAAATATCATATACCAGGAGAATATTGGACTTGAGGATGAGAAAGTCCAGGCAGTATGGAACATATAAACTCATCAGCATTCTGCGTGAAAGATTCGAAATAATCTGCTTTTCCCATAAGCACTTCCTGCAGCCAAATCCAAAAGCACAtttaattttttgatttttCTCTCCTGTAGATGATGAGAAACACTGAGACTGACACATGCATTGTGTATAATAGCTAGGTTTCAATTGCAAAACCAATGAATCGAAATCCGCCATTCATGAATCAAGATAATCCTATTTCATTTTCCAATATTCTTATATTATTATCTATATGCACTGCAAATAAGATATAGCAGATCGATACTTCCTTGCTTCAGAGCTCCAAGTGACAACAGTTGTAATGTATTCGTGCCGGTAGAAAAGACGCGTGAAAATCATCTCAACATAATAATGcacataaaatacaagaaatatgCGGAAATCATTTTCCCATAAAAGGATAACAAGATATAATAGAGTGGGAAAGGATTACGTTTTGGAATCTGGGACTGGGAACTGAAAGGCCCTTAACAAGGGGTCGCAATCGGTTCCAAGAAAAGTTGGGTTTGTGAGGCAAATAATACGTCTGAAGGGAAGAGTatgggaagaaagaaggaaagaaaccCATGGTCTCGCTCTCAGAAGCCTTTAAGCACATGCATGCAGCAGAGACTCAACTCATTTCGTCCACCCATGGGACCCACCAGTCCACATGGAAATGGATGACCACTTTGCTGCTTTTCTCTGATTGAAGGGACAACACAAAGGCAAAATTCCATTCCACCCTAAAGTCACTTCTACCCCTCTTGCATCATCTCACTTCCTCCTTATTATCTTTAATCCATCGGGGTAATTTCGACTATGTACTGTCTAATCTAATAATTAGCAATTGAAAGCCTAATTGTAAGCTAAAAATGGATCTTGTCTTAGATTCACGCACTTTTTTCCTAAATTTTCTCGACTATTATttttctacatgtttttttaacTTTACAAGACAAATGCTTTGCCTGTTGAGTTATAAAATCCAATTTGCACTGAGATGTACGGATCGCACTACCACTTAAAATACAAAGATCTTTGTTTGCTTAACATATTCGAGTTGCTCAAAACGGTATGCCAAAAGGGTCCACAAGACAACCAAAAACCACGGTGCACACATTGGATAATGTTAATTATTTGCACAAACTCTATGTGACATAAAAGTTAATGGTATATTTTTATCAGCGATGAGAAATGAGGGGAGACAAGGGAGTCGAGTGAAAAGGCGAAAAAGAAAGTTAAGTCCTTCATGTCCGTTTGATTATTGATTAAACGGAAATGGTTGAGGATTCGGATGATTCAAGTGGAAGGGATGCGGAGAAATCCTTTTCAAGTTCCTACATTTAGACATAATTCCAAAGCACGTGATACACAGACCATACCACCTATTTtgcgagaaatttttaattgtgacgggaaTACAAGTGATAttccacgtgttttaatagaagtggtgagaaattttatttcttaagttatttactttttagcacatgtatcttaccatttgtataatgacacatgCTGTACCATCTCGTATaacgatcacactgaaaaatcttatATAATTTTACAGTAACGCAACAATTAAAGAAATGGTTGCAACATTCCATACAGGAACATAAAgccaaaaaagaataaaaacacaGATTGAGACaaacaataaaattatatttaaataatCAATAAAGTTGGTAGCACAATGATTAAGGAGTGATAAAGaaataattaagaaattaaGGCTAGATTTGTTTAGCTTAAGTACCTTGGAAATGAGGACGTTAATCCCAGCATGCTTGTTGTCCCAACCAAACTCATTAATTGTATCGCCTGCTCGCAACACCACCTCGTTCTTCACTATATATTCTCTGTATACGCGCCTCCTCGATGCCTTGTGCAGCCACACTGCTCCCCACAGCAACTCATCCTAAAGTATATTAATCCAATTACATTAAGCTAAGAAATTCGATTTCTAAAAATGTTACGGAGACGGACCAACGTTTCACTACTTAATTATATCAATATTGCGTTTAACAAGTTATTTACTAACACGGACTTGTAAGTTTTATCGTAAAAAGTTTCGGTGTAAGAGTCAGTTTTGTTGACCTGGAAGCCGTTCACGTCGCAGTAAAAAGGGCACACGGCATGGTGCAGGCTCGCGCTGTACGCACCCCGGTGCCTGTCAGCAAACTCGAACACCTGCGTCGcagattttactttttttactttttacccAAAGTTAATAAAACAAACGAAGTGAACAGTTAAGTGAGTGAGTGACAGCGACGTACCCTAACGGCTCGATTGAGGAGGAATCTAGAGTAAGCCGGGTCACGTGATCTGAACACGATAGAAGCAGCGGCGAGAGCAGCGGCTGTTTCGCCTGCCACGTCAGACCCCGGGTGGTTCTTATCGATCTTGTACACAGCGCGTGACGTGTCCATGTCCTCCGGCCGCTCCCAGCAGTTGTGGTCCGAGTACGGGTCGCCGACCTGGACAAAAACGACGTCGGGCACCGCCGTCGCCTTGAGGAGGTAGTCGGAGCCCCATTTCACGGCCCGAACCGCGTTCTTGAGCTCCGGACCCATGGTTCTCCCGAAGTCGATGACGCTCCACGCCAGCAACGTCGTCGTGAATGCCATTGGAAATCCGAACTTTACGTTGTCGCCGGCGTCGTAGTAGCCGCCCGATAAGTCCACCTGAAGTTAGCATTAGTAAATGCAATGTCagaaaaaatatcaaattaaacTCGGCGTTCGAGAAATGTGGGAGTGTGACGGGAATGGGAACTTACTCCGGCGGCGGACCCGTCGTGCAATGCGGAGTCGCGGCGCCATTTTAGCCGTTGATCCGGGGGGAGCTTGCCTGAGCGTTGGCCTTCGAAGAAGAGGATGCTCTTGCGGAGAGCGTCGCGGTAGTCGTGGGTGGCGGCGCTGGTTGAGtggaaaaaaagagaaaggaggAAGAGGGCTGCGAGAGGGGCGCGAAATGAGGAAACATTCCCCGGGAGGCAGAGGAGGTTTCGCGCCATTTTTGTTGGTGGTGGAGGGGAGCTGAGCACACTTAACAGCAGCCGTCTTGGGTTCTTTTATAACGAAAAGGCGTCATTGGATTCCAGAGGATTGGCCAATGGGGTTGGAACACGTGGAGGGAGGTTACTGGATCATGTTCGGATTCCAATGCAGGACATGCGTGACTGGGTCGCTTCGAGTCTCTCTGACTCGTTGGACCGGGTTTGGAGAGAAGCGGTGtctaaattgaaaattttaacgaaaagttttcggTATAATttgttttaacgaaaaattatatttaaaaaaattaatcatataactattcattttatcatttatattgttattctcgttaaaactataaaattttaaacttttttcattaatttttctgtcCAAAATTTGTTTGCAAGGTAATAACCCCGAAAGTGTAAGAATCGACGGTGGATTAGATTTGTGAATTTAATGGACGAAATGATGAGTTAAATTATGGGGGAGGTGGATGGTCCATGGTGCGATGGGTGGGATACACGTGGAAGGCTGGAGGGGTGTCGGCCCCACAATGTACGACAAGATTATACTCTCCTCTCCGAGACAGAGTCTTATAAGATTAGAATACGTTTTTGTATCATTTCGTGTCAATTATGTATATCATGATCCATTATATTTTTACGACTTATTAAGCTGTGAGGTAGTCATTTCACAAAAATTTCTCACCGCCTGCCTCTCTCAGGGTGTCAATATATATTACATGTATTTCTTTACCTATTTTAACCGATTCACATAATCCCGTGATTGATAGAGGCGTACATGTGATCTTCGATTCGGTGCTACGGTAGTTGTGCAAAAGTATTTCAAATCGGGAAGAATTTTTCTAAAAGGCAAGTACGTACGAAGATGGTATGTGTACAGTAATTGTACAAATGGATTTCAACGGAAGATATATAGATAGACGAGAAATGCTATGAGATATTTCTCTTAAAGTGTGACTCTTTATAGGTTTTCTGTTATTTCATAATTTAGAGTCAATTTTTTtatgtcaacattataaaatattgtatcaAAAATATGATTTGGCAGATAATTTGTCGAGAGTCCCACTTTTGAGATGATCTCTCTTAACATTTCTCAtagattataaataaataaatgacagAACTTGCACGTCAACTCTCAACTCTAAATCCAATTGCAAAAAACATATGAACAAATCAAACATAACCACAGACTTGCAGTTCAAGTAGTTGGCTGCTAAATTAAGCTCTTATTAGTGTTTATAATTTTGTGGGTtgataaattggctaatttgaGTTTATTGTGTTTTTGAGCGAGGTTCTCTACACCTCATGATGTCTTCttgtagttttgtttttttgttgacCGTTTAATCCCGTTGTTAATGAAAATCTACGCCAGTACCCCTGTAGTAATTTTGATAACAAACAATTGATGCAAAAAGCCCTATTCAATACGTGATATTTATAGGCTCCGGAGTTTGAAGGTAGATACAAATGTGTAGGTTCCCCAATTAAGGTAGAGAATGTATATGTATGTGGCACCGCTGCGAATAGTATCTATACTAAAAGGTGgaggtgagcttagcctcacaatatgctagcaataacataattcaagtttgcatttagcgagaatcgaatataagacctcttacttactagtgaaaaagaatatcactaTACCATAGTACTAAATGGTATACCGTTGAAGATTCTGGATCACCTTTTTAGTCATCAATTTAATTATGCATGTGACTTGTGACTTATTGCAGTTGAATGAATGGAAGAAAATATCAATTCTATGTTGAAAACAATATAaagcatatgtgtgtgtgtgtatgttagTATGAATCAATCAATTATTCAACATGTGAAACCTGATGCTACTTTTGTTTTTTGCCGTTTTCCAATCCGTATTGTTGTCCGGTTTAAATCATCTCCAATGCACCGAATAGTTAAACCCCCATTTATAACGAAAAACGTCCCCGATATCTAAGCGACCCCACCTAAAAGAGCTCTAATAATCACATATAGAATTGAGTGCCTGACTGCCTTTATTGTGATTTCAAGAATGCGATTATGCGATGAACTTTTTTCCCACTAAACCCGAAATTTTTGCAAGTACAAACCCGAAACTTATAATTTTTGAACGTGTGTGGTGCTAATTACACATCTCTTTTTAACtctatgtatttttcttttaatttttgttatttgattCTCTTCGATTCATTATATTCAATTGTTGAAAATTGAAAGATGTATTAAAAGTAAAACTGGATGTGTGAATAACgtcatttttttaaaatcagaTGCTTCTTGGGCCAATAAAATGGATACGGCTCGGTATGTATTTTCAATGGGTTTAGAGTTAATCAATTTTCACCGGTGCATGGGCCTTTAAATGGGCTTCTACAGAGAAGCGGTGAGATGGGTTGGTGGTCGTCTGAACAAAAAGAACGCTTTTGAAGACTTTCCCTCCAGCTTTTGTTTATTGCGGGGTTAATTTTTGAGGAGGATCCCAATTTTTGAACTCACTCTGTATTGCATTTTAACTATTCGAACCATCTTATTGTATATTGTTGCAAAATATTAATCACATCTAAAATGATCgagatttttaatttgtaataagGAAATTTGACGGACATGGGCGTCTTAAGAACAACAAAAAATTTTGGCATATaaagaaataacaaaatttcATGATCAGAACCAAATAGATAAAATtagatgattttgatgattgtaGACATGGCAAGTCAGTGACCCAAAGGTAATCAAGTTCTAATATCAAGGACATTCACTCGACTCATCAATTATTGACCATAGTCAAATTTGTTGTCCGACAGTCATACCATGTGTTCACA
The nucleotide sequence above comes from Malus sylvestris chromosome 16, drMalSylv7.2, whole genome shotgun sequence. Encoded proteins:
- the LOC126606333 gene encoding endoglucanase 8-like — its product is MARNLLCLPGNVSSFRAPLAALFLLSLFFHSTSAATHDYRDALRKSILFFEGQRSGKLPPDQRLKWRRDSALHDGSAAGVDLSGGYYDAGDNVKFGFPMAFTTTLLAWSVIDFGRTMGPELKNAVRAVKWGSDYLLKATAVPDVVFVQVGDPYSDHNCWERPEDMDTSRAVYKIDKNHPGSDVAGETAAALAAASIVFRSRDPAYSRFLLNRAVRVFEFADRHRGAYSASLHHAVCPFYCDVNGFQDELLWGAVWLHKASRRRVYREYIVKNEVVLRAGDTINEFGWDNKHAGINVLISKEVLMGKADYFESFTQNADEFICSILPGLSHPQVQYSPGGLIFKPGGSNMQHVTSLSFLLLSYSNYLSHANKNVPCGETSASPAFLKQLAKRQVDYILGDNPLRMSYMVGYGARYPQRIHHRGSSLPSVQAHPARIGCKAGSRYFLSPNPNPNLLVGAVVGGPNSSDAFPDSRPFFQESEPTTYINAPLVGLLSYFSAHY